In one Pseudomonas tensinigenes genomic region, the following are encoded:
- a CDS encoding TetR/AcrR family transcriptional regulator, translating into MKKHHSETRQHILDVARTLMTHKGYTSVGLAEVVAAASVPKGSFYHYFKSKEEFGQALLEQYFSDYFATVDTLLMGSAPAAQRLLSYFQYWAQTQCSDLPTDKCLVVKLGAEVCDLSEGMRLVLDRGTQAIHAKLERCIEQGLVDGSITSTAPSATLAQSLYQVWLGASLMMKIGKRDDAFETSLTLAKRFLS; encoded by the coding sequence ATGAAAAAGCATCATTCTGAAACACGCCAACACATCCTGGATGTCGCCAGGACGTTGATGACTCACAAAGGCTACACCAGCGTAGGGTTAGCTGAGGTGGTAGCGGCTGCGAGCGTGCCTAAAGGTTCGTTCTACCACTACTTCAAATCCAAGGAAGAATTTGGTCAGGCATTGCTTGAGCAGTATTTTTCCGACTACTTCGCAACAGTCGACACGCTGTTGATGGGTTCTGCACCCGCCGCGCAAAGGCTGCTGAGTTACTTCCAGTATTGGGCGCAAACTCAGTGCTCTGATTTGCCTACCGACAAGTGCCTGGTGGTCAAGTTAGGCGCCGAGGTCTGTGACCTCTCGGAGGGCATGCGCCTGGTGCTCGACCGAGGCACGCAGGCTATCCACGCAAAGCTTGAGCGCTGTATTGAGCAGGGGCTTGTCGATGGCTCGATCACGTCCACAGCGCCAAGCGCGACGCTTGCGCAATCGCTCTATCAGGTTTGGCTCGGCGCTTCGTTGATGATGAAGATCGGCAAGCGCGACGACGCCTTTGAAACATCCCTGACTCTGGCAAAGCGATTTTTGTCGTAG
- a CDS encoding TetR/AcrR family transcriptional regulator has translation MTNSTPISVPRAKGRPRAFDRDQALLQALAVFWRRGYEPASVAELCSAMGVSPPSLYAAFGNKAKLFLEAVAYYEATFWDATWERMDTEPDIVLAISEFFHTSASILTEPEAPCGCMVVLAAVNVSDDAGEVTATLKALRQEGRDYLQQRLDRAVEQGQLKPETNTRLLAAALNTLLEGMSLQAHDAASREDLQGIGATAVAMLSPSLSA, from the coding sequence ATGACCAACTCCACCCCAATCTCTGTTCCACGCGCAAAAGGACGCCCGCGCGCGTTTGATCGAGACCAGGCTCTGCTGCAGGCGCTGGCAGTGTTTTGGAGGCGTGGCTACGAGCCGGCCTCTGTGGCGGAATTGTGTTCAGCCATGGGCGTCAGCCCTCCCAGCCTGTATGCGGCGTTCGGCAACAAAGCCAAGTTGTTTCTCGAAGCGGTTGCCTACTACGAAGCGACGTTCTGGGATGCCACGTGGGAGCGCATGGACACCGAGCCCGACATAGTGCTTGCCATCAGCGAGTTCTTCCACACCTCCGCGTCGATCTTGACCGAACCCGAGGCGCCCTGCGGCTGTATGGTCGTCCTCGCGGCAGTCAATGTCTCCGACGATGCCGGTGAAGTCACCGCGACCCTAAAGGCCTTGCGCCAGGAAGGCCGTGACTACTTACAGCAGCGCTTGGATCGCGCAGTGGAACAAGGTCAGCTCAAGCCGGAAACCAACACTCGCCTGCTCGCCGCTGCCTTGAATACATTGCTCGAAGGCATGTCCCTGCAGGCACATGACGCTGCCAGCAGGGAAGATCTGCAAGGCATCGGCGCAACAGCCGTAGCGATGCTGAGCCCTTCCCTGTCAGCTTGA
- a CDS encoding helix-turn-helix domain-containing protein, protein MNTPPPTSTFNTECLAQFNLNCLVIFAALYQEKSVTRASERLNIGQPAVSNSLSKLRLVFQDPLFFRRNAEMVPTAVADDIAKHVIPLLSGIGHVLERYDVPALGHPSRPN, encoded by the coding sequence ATGAACACCCCTCCCCCCACGTCAACGTTCAACACCGAGTGCCTTGCGCAATTCAACCTCAATTGCCTGGTGATCTTCGCTGCGCTGTATCAGGAAAAAAGTGTCACCAGGGCGTCCGAGCGGTTGAACATTGGGCAACCTGCGGTCAGCAACAGCCTGTCCAAACTCAGGCTGGTTTTTCAGGACCCACTGTTTTTTCGCCGAAACGCAGAGATGGTGCCCACCGCAGTCGCCGATGATATTGCGAAGCATGTGATACCGCTATTGAGCGGTATTGGCCACGTGCTTGAGCGATACGACGTACCGGCCCTTGGGCACCCGTCACGGCCGAACTGA